A single genomic interval of Rhododendron vialii isolate Sample 1 chromosome 3a, ASM3025357v1 harbors:
- the LOC131320580 gene encoding uncharacterized protein LOC131320580, translated as MSNSATSLHNDLFSSLISDIKTYTGKDPLLPWLRGVRRMRESLPPHLLREKLPRFLQKCAQTFETDRRYTNDLRYLRIWLQLMDFVGDPRAVLRTMETNRIGMKKALFYQAYALYYEKVKKFEDADKIYHLGVQNLAEPIDELQKSYEQFLHRMERHKKKKIQRQERATKGILRIGSIPPTCNDSKRTNENICGDIGAESDVPKKFSSEDTVVVRRFVDTAIVGKSEAEDARHHGLVEPTINTKEALNMINNMFREPMEQEFVNRKSHGSRPKAGQRLDKGFEVFVDENLSEAGSSNQNGDKGFVQEPFQIYIDDDEEGYEVEDRMTVKDHSEKNSPEVNAFVFPRPKEIPSECSIGLDSERAPHARFREDTVVRRFVGATISDEPQVENVCHHGLVEPTVNLKEAMDDINGMFGKPIDFVRTNRRKKDKAPSSKNNCGGFVILPDDDLEYQHGHSRPSSTAKNVSDLFEPTVCTKEAMDDINKMFGMPLDF; from the exons ATGTCCAACAGTGCCACTTCTCTTCACAACGATCTCTTCTCTTCATTGATATCAGACATCAAGACCTACACAGGCAAAGACCCTCTTCTTCCATGGCTCAG AGGGGTCCGGAGGATGAGGGAGTCTCTCCCTCCTCACCTTCTCAGAGAAAAGCTCCCTCGGTTCCTCCAGAAGTGCGCCCAGACCTTTGAAACCGATCGCCGCTACACGAATGACTTGCGCTACCTTCGCATTTGGTTGCAATTG ATGGATTTTGTGGGTGATCCAAGAGCAGTATTAAGGACAATGGAAACGAATCGTATTGGGATGAAGAAGGCACTGTTTTATCAAGCCTATGCTCTTTATTACGAGAAGGTGAAGAAGTTTGAGGATGCTGATAAGATATACCATTTAGGGGTGCAGAA CCTTGCAGAGCCAATAGACGAGTTGCAAAAATCATACGAGCAGTTCCTTCATCGCATGGAGCgacacaagaaaaagaaaatacag AGGCAGGAAAGGGCGACCAAGGGGATTCTCCGTATTGGGAGCATTCCTCCCACGTGTAATGATTCTAAACGAACCAATGAGAATATCTGTGGAGATATAGGAGCAGAATCAGATGTACCCAAGAAGTTTTCCAGTGAAGATACAGTTGTCGTAAGAAGATTTGTAGATACTGCCATTGTTGGGAAGTCTGAAGCGGAAGATGCACGCCATCATGGTCTGGTGGAACCCACAATAAACACAAAAGAAGCCTTGAATATGATTAACAACATGTTTCGAGAACCTATGGAGCAAGAATTTGTTAATAGGAAATCACATGGAAGTCGTCCTAAAGCTGGTCAGAGATTGGACAAAGGATTTGAGGTATTTGTTGATGAAAACTTGAGTGAGGCTGGATCTTCAAACCAAAATGGAGATAAGGGTTTTGTACAAGAAccatttcaaatatatatagacGATGACGAAGAAGGCTATGAAGTGGAGGATAGGATGACCGTGAAAGATCATTCAGAGAAAAATTCTCCAGAAGTTAATGCATTTGTATTTCCACGTCCAAAGGAAATACCGTCAGAATGTTCCATTGGGCTAGATTCAGAGAGAGCACCACATGCAAGATTTAGAGAGGATACAGTAGTTCGTAGATTTGTGGGGGCCACCATTTCAGATGAGCCACAGGTGGAAAATGTATGCCACCATGGCCTAGTGGAGCCCACTGTTAACCTGAAGGAGGCTATGGATGATATAAATGGCATGTTTGGGAAGCCAATAGATTTTGTTAGGACTAATAGAAGGAAAAAGGACAAAGCTCCAAGTAGTAAGAATAATTGTGGTGGGTTTGTAATACTACCTGACGATGACTTGGAATATCAACACGGGCATTCACGGCCAAGCTCAACTGCAAAAAATGTAAGTGATTTGTTCGAGCCAACTGTGTGCACGAAGGAAGCCATGGACGACATTAACAAGATGTTTGGAATGCCGTTAGACTTCTAG
- the LOC131321242 gene encoding LOW QUALITY PROTEIN: proline-rich protein 3 (The sequence of the model RefSeq protein was modified relative to this genomic sequence to represent the inferred CDS: inserted 1 base in 1 codon) encodes MYEPTLFFTPSTRATWIAGQSVDVVMEGMVYCQGCQHYRTWSXAEPIPAAKVSVICKDYRKRVSYYKAFETDANAYLYPQLIGFKMGHYLLDLPLTSCHVKLLTSPLESSNLLTNVNYGLNGLPLHYEGKKLIRRNYEAMVYSASPLAFCPAHCIPTTHPLNFIFRYPLLMIRCYCHFHLFFLLVSHSLLI; translated from the exons ATGTATGAGCCAACACTATTCTTCACACCGTCAACACGCGCAACATGGATCG CTGGGCAGAGCGTAGACGTCGTGATGGAAGGAATGGTCTATTGCCAGGGCTGCCAGCACTACAGAACATGGT AAGCTGAGCCAATCCCAGCTGCTAAAGTCAGTGTTATCTGCAAAGATTACAGAAAGCGTGTCAGCTATTACAAAGCATTCGAAACAGATGCAAATGCATATTTATATCCACAATTGATAGGTTTCAAGATGGGCCACTACTTGTTGGACCTTCCCCTCACTTCCTGCCATGTGAAACTACTTACATCGCCTCTAGAAAGCAGCAACCTCCTCACCAATGTGAACTATGGACTCAATGGTTTGCCACTCCATTACGAGGGCAAGAAACTGATTAGGAGGAATTACGAGGCCATGGTTTATTCGGCAAGTCCCCTGGCATTCTGCCCAGCTCACTGCATTCCCACGACTCACCCATTAAACTTCATTTTCCGTTATCCTTTACTCATGATTCGTTGTTATtgtcattttcatttgtttttcttgttagtTTCCCATTCACTGCTCATTTAA